The Candidatus Cloacimonadaceae bacterium DNA segment AGAGCAGTCCCTACATCGAAACGGCTTCCCAAAACGAGCGACTGAAGGAATATAAATGGTTTGCTTTGGGAACTTACAACCGCGTCTCATCGGTTCCGCTCAATCTCAACGCGGATATCTATTACTGGGTTCCTTCCATACAGCGCTTGCCGCATGGCAGAAGCATCTATAGCTCACGCCTTGGCAGGATCGGCATATCACATACAATGCGTTATATTCTTGATGCCCCAACGCTAGACGGTGGCGGTTATCTGAGATTGCCACGGGTGCGCTATACCGACGTTTTTGAGAATATCAGCGTGCTCAAATTCGATTATCAGCTCTGGGGAACAGATCTAAGCCAAAGCCTGCAGCTCAATATCTCTCATCTGCCGGATCAGGAGATGAAAGCCAAGCCCTATACACCTCTCTACACATCGCGCAGCGAGCTTTCCAGACGCGTTTACGACATCGATTTCAAGCTTGGTTTCGTGGCTGAGTATTTTGTCAAAGATCACCTTGGTGAGAATCTAAAACCGGTGACCGATCTCAGCCTCGGAGGTGAATATCGAGTCTGCAAAAACGGAACCGTCTTCACCACGCTGGAAAATATCTTTGGCACTCCCTACCACAGCTACAAAGGTCTTCCTACCAAAGGTAGAAACCTCGTCGCCGGTTTCCGCTACTTGCTCTACTAAAGGATTTGGAGTTCGCGGAATGTGTGAAAATTATCGCTTGAGCAACTCATTGAAAGAGAAGTGCAAGAATGAACGATAGGGTCAGAAAGTATCTCTATCAGGCGGCTCGCTACTTCTTTGGTGATTTCAACGGAGTGCAGGTGTTTCTCTATCCCGGTTTGCTGTTCTATCTGATCGACCGTGAGAGCCTGCTTCAAGTTATCACCCGGTTGTTTTTGATCAACGTGCATTATTTCCCGATCAGCATATTCTTTATGTTGATGATCTATGTCGGATTCATTATTCTCAAGAAATACACCATGTATTTCACGGACAATGTCCGGCGCTCAAATACCGACCGCGAGCTATTCAAAGCATTCATTATTGATCTGCACGAAAAGCTTTTGGTCGTGGTCGTGATCTTCATGCTCGCCTATGTCTTTGCCGCTTTCATGAAATACTTCTATGGTTTCCGGGTGCCGATGAAAATGATCTTTCCGATGGCGACGCGAGTCATCTGCATATTTCTGATCGTTTATTATTATTTGGCACATGTGTGGACGGAACCGATCCGCCTCTGTGGCCATAATCTGAAATATTCACGGTTGCGTCTGATGGTATTTATCAGACGCAATCCTTTCTCGTTCATACGCTTTAGCATCGTGCTCACGTTGATGATCATGATCAGCAGCAAGCTCTATTATGGCATAGTCCAGTATGTTTTACATCCAATATTGACCGATCTTTCCGGTGGAAGGGAATCTGCATTTACTTTCATCCTCATCCCCCTTGAAGGAAGCTCTGCTCTGGTCTATAACGTCCTTGTAATCTCCGCAGCATTCATTATCTCCAACCTGTTTTTCGCTCCGTTGGTCTATGGCGTCAACCTCTTTGCACATCAATATCACCCTTTAAATATGAGATACCAACCCCATGCCTAAACAACGCGCCAAAAGGAAAAAAACCGGCAAAGGGAAAAGCAAAGCCTCGAATATCGGCGTCTTCATCGTTGTCGGATTGATCTGTGCAACGCTCGTGTGGTACATCATCCGCGACACGTCGATCTTGGAAAGAAGCAAAAACGACGAGAAGTCAGAACAGGAAGCCACCGCTCCAGGCGCAAAGGGAAAAAACTCCAACAACGGGTCACAGATATCTCCGACCGATTTATCCGCTGCCCCTGCTGAACAAAGCCTGGATCTCATCATCGAATCCACCCTCGAAAACATGGATATCGCATCCCACATCTATCGTCGGCAGACAAAGCCAGATAGCTATATCTACAACGTCCCCCTCAACCGCGGAGAGATGGAGATGAATTATGCAAACATGCTATTCAAGGGCTATGTCGAGCGTGGGGGAGGAGTGCTTGACACCGCTATCGAAAGCGGTAGCAAACAGATCATGACCTTTAGTAAAAAGGGAGACCCCAAGAAATATCAAGTTGTCCTCTATTACGATTCCAAGCCCTATGCCACAAAAATCACGTCGCGTAATATCGCCATCGTCGTGGATGATTTTGGCACCATCGGCGGCGAGCTTTTGGAGGGCTTCTTAGACCTGCCGCCAGAAGTTACGTTCGCCATCTTTCCGGAAATGCACAATAGCGTCCACACCATGGATAGAGCCCATCAGCAAGGACGCGAGAGCATCATTCACGTGCCGATGGAACCTATCGGCTTCCCCAAGGTCGATCCCGGTAAAAACGCCATCCTCGTCCAAATGAAGGATGGCGAGATCGACCGTCTGATCAACCGCTTTATCAATAATATGCCGCTCTGCATCGGCATCAACAATCACATGGGCAGCCTTGCCACCACCGATCCGGACATCATGCAAGCCGTCATGATTACCGTCAAGGCAAGGGACAGGATATTTCTCGACAGCCGCACCTCAAACGTCTCAGTGGCATATCAGACCGCTCAGAAAGCGCATATTCCCGCTTTTCGAAACGACATCTTTCTGGATTCTCCGGATATCAGCAAAAAAACCATGGACGCCAAGCTGGAACAGATCATTTCCATGTCCGCAACAAACAATAGCATCATCGCCATCACGCATTGTCATAACAAGGACAAACTTGTCTATTTGCGGGAGTTTATCGCCCGCCTCAGAAAAGAGGGCTTTAATCTGGTTCCGCTTTCCAAGATCGGAAAGTATTCGGTTCCGCAAATCTTGTGAGTTGATATGAACTTCTTTACTTCGATATTAATGGGCATTTTGCAAGGGCTGACGGAGTTTCTCCCCGTGAGCAGCTCCGGGCATCTCGTTTTAGCGGGTCATCTCTTTGGTATCAAGGAAGATGGCAATATCCTATTTGAAGTGTTTTTGCATCTCGGCACGCTGATGGCAGTACTCATCTATTTCCGCAAGACTCTGTGGGACTTGGTAGTATCTCTCACAAGCTGGCGCGGAACCTTGCGCAGCCAGGTGCATCGCCACAACCGCCTCATCCTCCTCTATCTGATCATCGCCACGATCGGTACGAGCATAATCTATTTACTTTTCGGGGATTTCTTCAAGTCCTTGTATGACAAACCGATGGTTGTGGCATTTATGCTCCTTGTCACCGGCAGCGTGGTTTTCATCTCGGACTACGTCAAAACCGGATCAATCCCTTCAAACTCGATGGGAATCATACGAGCGCTCATAATCGGTCTGGCACAGGGGCTGGCGATCATCCCGGGTCTATCGAGATCGGGCGCCACTATCGGCACCTCGCTGTATTGCGGGCTCAAACGCAAAGACGCTGCATATTTTTCCTTCCTATTGAGCATTCCCGCAATTTTGGCGGCGAATATCAGTGAGTTCGGTGCTTTGCGCCAGCTCGAAACAAAGCAGTTTTCCATCTATCTGGGTGGATTCCTCGCTTCCTTTGCAGTGGGCTATCTCGTCATGTCCATTCTCATCCAATTGATCCAACAAAACAAGCTGAAATATTTTGCCTATTACTGTTGGTTTATCGGACTTTCTGCCATCACTCTGTTGTCCATGAACTAAGCATAATGAGCGCGATATCCATCACCGCCCAGGAATTTGACCCCTCCATCGTGGAGCTTGGCAAGTCTTTTCTGATCATTGGCACTGACGCGTATCTCATAGACCAGGTGTGCGACGCCGTGCGCATAGTCCTCAAAGATAAGTTTGGTGCGGATATCATCATACTTTATGCAGACGAGATCAAGATCGCTGAATTGAATGATCATCTGGATAGCTTTTCCATCTTTTCCACTGCCAAGTTGCTCTTCATCAAAAACGCGGATAACCTAAACGTGAACACGAAAAAGAAGGAACTACAGGCATTGGCGGATTATTTTTCTGCGCCGTCCGAAAACCAGAGCATGCTCATCGTCGCCGAAAAGGTCGATCTGCGCACCTCCGCTTGGAAGAAGATCAAAGAAGGTTGCATCCACATTTTATGCGATCCTCCAAAGTATGGGACTGCGATCCGCCCCTGGCTCGAAAAGCAGCTTCGCGCCCATGGTAAAAGTATGGACAGCAGAGCGATCGAAACTTTCTGCTCGCGCATCGAGCTGGATTATGCAAATGCCAATAACGAACTGACCAAGCTGATCCTGCTCAATCTCGATTCCAAGCTGATCAAGGAAGCGGACGTTTTGATCAGCATCGGCAGCTCGCGCGTGGGAACTTTGATCGATTTTTATCGTGCGATGGGCACCCGCAACCCAAAGAACTGCCTCGAATTGCTCGAACGTATGCTCAATTCCGAATGGGAGGCATTGCAGGTCTCTTATCACCTCAATAAATTCTATAACATCATCTGGCGGATATTGTTGCTCAAACAAAACCACATCACTCCAGCCGAGATCCTCAAGACCCATCTGGCAGAACTGTATCCCAGGCAGAGACAGGAGTTTATCAATTTCTCAAAAAATTATAATCTTGCCGATATTGAAAACGCCTTGTCTCTGCTTTTGGATACCGATTCCAAGATCAAGCTCAGCGCCGCCCAACCCGCAGTGCTTCTCGAGATGTGCCTTTTGGGGATCTTGGCGGCAAAATGAAAAAACATGGCGTTTTACTACATATCAGTTCTCTGCCGGGAGATTTCGGGATCGGAGATTTTGGTCCTGCCGCTTACCGGTTTGCCGAATATTTAGCGCAAAGAAAATGTGCCTACTGGCAGATATTACCACTAAATCATTGCGGTTACGGCAATTCACCATATAATCCTATCTCGGCGTTTGCATTAAATCCATATCTGATCAGTCCGGAATTGCTCTTTCAGGATGGGCTTATCGAATATGATGATCTGATCTCTGCAAAGCATCCATCCTCGCCCCAAATCGCCTTCGAAACGGTTTTCAAAGCAAA contains these protein-coding regions:
- a CDS encoding divergent polysaccharide deacetylase family protein, with protein sequence MPKQRAKRKKTGKGKSKASNIGVFIVVGLICATLVWYIIRDTSILERSKNDEKSEQEATAPGAKGKNSNNGSQISPTDLSAAPAEQSLDLIIESTLENMDIASHIYRRQTKPDSYIYNVPLNRGEMEMNYANMLFKGYVERGGGVLDTAIESGSKQIMTFSKKGDPKKYQVVLYYDSKPYATKITSRNIAIVVDDFGTIGGELLEGFLDLPPEVTFAIFPEMHNSVHTMDRAHQQGRESIIHVPMEPIGFPKVDPGKNAILVQMKDGEIDRLINRFINNMPLCIGINNHMGSLATTDPDIMQAVMITVKARDRIFLDSRTSNVSVAYQTAQKAHIPAFRNDIFLDSPDISKKTMDAKLEQIISMSATNNSIIAITHCHNKDKLVYLREFIARLRKEGFNLVPLSKIGKYSVPQIL
- a CDS encoding undecaprenyl-diphosphate phosphatase; translation: MNFFTSILMGILQGLTEFLPVSSSGHLVLAGHLFGIKEDGNILFEVFLHLGTLMAVLIYFRKTLWDLVVSLTSWRGTLRSQVHRHNRLILLYLIIATIGTSIIYLLFGDFFKSLYDKPMVVAFMLLVTGSVVFISDYVKTGSIPSNSMGIIRALIIGLAQGLAIIPGLSRSGATIGTSLYCGLKRKDAAYFSFLLSIPAILAANISEFGALRQLETKQFSIYLGGFLASFAVGYLVMSILIQLIQQNKLKYFAYYCWFIGLSAITLLSMN
- the holA gene encoding DNA polymerase III subunit delta gives rise to the protein MSAISITAQEFDPSIVELGKSFLIIGTDAYLIDQVCDAVRIVLKDKFGADIIILYADEIKIAELNDHLDSFSIFSTAKLLFIKNADNLNVNTKKKELQALADYFSAPSENQSMLIVAEKVDLRTSAWKKIKEGCIHILCDPPKYGTAIRPWLEKQLRAHGKSMDSRAIETFCSRIELDYANANNELTKLILLNLDSKLIKEADVLISIGSSRVGTLIDFYRAMGTRNPKNCLELLERMLNSEWEALQVSYHLNKFYNIIWRILLLKQNHITPAEILKTHLAELYPRQRQEFINFSKNYNLADIENALSLLLDTDSKIKLSAAQPAVLLEMCLLGILAAK